The following nucleotide sequence is from Kiritimatiella glycovorans.
GGATCGGTGCAGTAGCCGAGGATGCCCTGCATCGGTCCCGATGCCGCGCCCTCGACGGCCTTGTTGATCTCTTCCACGCTCGCGTCCTTCTTCAGCGTGACCACGAGGTCGACCAGCGAACCGGTGATGGTCGGCACGCGGATCGCGATGCCGTTCATCTTGCCCTTCAGTTCCGGGATCACCAGGCCGATCGCCTTGGCGGCGCCGGTGCTGGTCGGAATCGAGTTCACCGCGGCCGCGCGCGCCCGGCGCATGTCCTTCGGATGCGGGAAGTCGAGCAGGTTCTGGTCGTTCGTGTAGCTGTGGATCGTCGTCATCAGGCCTTCTTCGACCCCGATCGCGTCGTTGATCGCCTTGACCATCGGCGCGAGGCAGTTGGTCGTGCACGAGGCGTTGGATACGATCTTCGCGTCCGCCGTGAGGTCCTGGTCGTTCACGCCCAGCACCACCGTGGCGTCCACGTCTTCCGGGCTCTTCGAGGGCACGCTCAACAGCACGCGCTTCGCGCCGGCCTTGAGGTGGCCTTCGATCTTGTCCCGGCTGCGGAAGACGCCGGTGGATTCGAGCACGACGTCCACGCCCATGTCGCCCCAGGGAAGGTTGGCCGGATCTTTCTCGGCCATGACCTTGATCTCTTTGCCGTCCACGACCAGCGCGCCGTCCTTCGCCTCGACCTTGCCGTCGAAGCGGCCGTGCGTCGAGTCGTACTTCAGCAGATGGGCCATGTTTTCCACGTCCATCAGGTCGTTGATCGCCACGAATTCGATATCCGGGTCCTTCGCGCCGATCCGGAATACGATCCGGCCGATGCGGCCGAATCCGTTGATGCCTACTTTTACCGCCATAGTGTTCCTCCCTTTTTATATGGTTCCGACGGTCACTCCCATGAACAAAGAGGGCGCATGCTACCCGCCTCCGCCGGAGGGAGTCAACGCCCGAGTCAGCCCGACGTTTCCTTGACCGAGGACGCGAACCCCGCAGTATAGGCCCCGGAACCCCTGCGGCGGGGCGTATCGAAGGAAATACACGGGAGGACGGTCCATGAGAATACGGATTACGGCGGTTCTGACGTGCCTTTTCGCCTCAACCGGGGCGGCGTTTGACTTCAGCGGTCTTCCCGGGGTGCTGATCAACCACAAGCCGGCCCCGAACATGATCGAATATATCCTGGGGGATGTGGAATATCTCGCGTCGCCGTCGATCACGGTCCTGCCGAACGGACACTACCTTGCGCTTCACGATACGTTCGGCCGCGGCTCGACGCAGGATGAGTACGGGATCAGCGATGTGTTTCGCTCCACGGACGGAGGCTCGAACTGGACCCATTGCGTGACGCTGACCCATCAGTTCTGGTCGACGATATTCGAGCACCGCGGATCGGCGTACATCCTCGGTCCCACCCGGCGGGGCGGGCCCCTGGTGATCCGCCGGTCGGACGACGAAGGCCGGACGTGGACCGATCCGGTCGACAGGGACCACGGGCTCCTTCAAGGCGGTCGTCACGGCGGCACCCCGAACCGGCCCGCCGTGTGGGGCGGTCGAATCTGGTTCAGCGTCGACCGCCGCGCGATCTGCGCGCCCGTGGACGCCGATCTGCTCAAGGCCTCCTCGTGGAAATGGGGCCGCAAGGTGGATCAGAGGGACAAGCCCTGGCTCGGCGGCCGTTTTGAAGTCATGAGTGAGGCGCAGGTGGTGGCCGCCCCGCGCGACGGCGTGCACCTGCTGTTCAAAGTCCGCGCCCTGCCATACGCCGGAATCGTGGGGGTCGAACGGAATCCGCGGCGGCTGACGTTCGATCCCGGCCGCGATCTCGTCCCGCTGCCGGGCGGCGAGAAGAAGTTCGGGGCCGCGTACGATCCGGTCGCGGAGCGCTACATCGTGCTCAGCAACCCCGTGCTGCCGGCGCACGTCGACGACCCGACCTGGGGCGGAAAGCCGGAGATGATCCGCAATACGGCCGCCGTGCTGAGCTCGCCGGATCTGCATCACTGGGATGTGGACTACCTGTTCCTCTACTCGCCCCATCTCGACTACGAGGCATTCCAGTATCCGAATTTCGAATTCGACGGTGACGATCTTGCCGTGATCTGCCGCACGGCCTTTGACGTGGGCGGCCCCAAACCTCCGCGCGGTCACGACTCCAACCTGATCACGTTCCACCGCATCCGCGATTTCCGCGCCCGGCGGCCGGACCTGTACCTGGAGATCAGCGCCGACCGCAGCGATGTGCTTCTGTACGAACGCACGCAGCACCGGCCCGCACCGTGGGGATCGTTTCTGCTCGGGCACGCCCCGGAGACGCCGGTCAGGGGTCTGGCGCAGGCGGAGGACGGCTCGGTGTACCTGCGCGAGGCGAGCGGCACCGTTTCACGATTCGACGCGGCGGGCAACTTTATCGCGGAAGTGCAGGAGGCACCGGTCCCGGTCGAACACACCCGCCTCGACCTGGTGCCCCCTCCGGCCCGCACCCGGACGTGGACCGGGCGGACTTCCGCGCAATGGCGCGATCCGCTCAACTGGCGGCACATGAGCCCGGCCGATACCGCCGGCGAAACCGCCGTGTTCGGCAGTGCGATCCGTGAAGCCGCGACGGTCCGGCTGGACGATCCGGTCGCACTGAAGTGTCTGCGCCTGGCGAGTGCGCATCCCTGTACCATCGAGGGGAGGGGCGCGATCGCGCTGGGTGGAGAGCGGGGCGGCAGGCTGGAGGTGGTGCGCGGCGACCACGTCATTTCCTTGCCGGTCACGCTCGCGGGCGACGTCGTCTGCGACATCCGGGACGGGGCGTCGCTGCGGATCGACGCGCCGGTGGAGCGCAACGGCTTCGAGCTCGAGTTCACCGGCCGGACCTTCGAGTAACGCGGTCCCGCTGATGCTCCTTCTCAGGAGAGAAAAGGCAGGGACCGATTACGCGTACGCGTA
It contains:
- the gap gene encoding type I glyceraldehyde-3-phosphate dehydrogenase is translated as MAVKVGINGFGRIGRIVFRIGAKDPDIEFVAINDLMDVENMAHLLKYDSTHGRFDGKVEAKDGALVVDGKEIKVMAEKDPANLPWGDMGVDVVLESTGVFRSRDKIEGHLKAGAKRVLLSVPSKSPEDVDATVVLGVNDQDLTADAKIVSNASCTTNCLAPMVKAINDAIGVEEGLMTTIHSYTNDQNLLDFPHPKDMRRARAAAVNSIPTSTGAAKAIGLVIPELKGKMNGIAIRVPTITGSLVDLVVTLKKDASVEEINKAVEGAASGPMQGILGYCTDPIVSSDIIGDSRSSIFDAPSTMKIGEKMVKLISWYDNEWGYSCRCVDLFKKMAELG
- a CDS encoding sialidase family protein; translated protein: MRIRITAVLTCLFASTGAAFDFSGLPGVLINHKPAPNMIEYILGDVEYLASPSITVLPNGHYLALHDTFGRGSTQDEYGISDVFRSTDGGSNWTHCVTLTHQFWSTIFEHRGSAYILGPTRRGGPLVIRRSDDEGRTWTDPVDRDHGLLQGGRHGGTPNRPAVWGGRIWFSVDRRAICAPVDADLLKASSWKWGRKVDQRDKPWLGGRFEVMSEAQVVAAPRDGVHLLFKVRALPYAGIVGVERNPRRLTFDPGRDLVPLPGGEKKFGAAYDPVAERYIVLSNPVLPAHVDDPTWGGKPEMIRNTAAVLSSPDLHHWDVDYLFLYSPHLDYEAFQYPNFEFDGDDLAVICRTAFDVGGPKPPRGHDSNLITFHRIRDFRARRPDLYLEISADRSDVLLYERTQHRPAPWGSFLLGHAPETPVRGLAQAEDGSVYLREASGTVSRFDAAGNFIAEVQEAPVPVEHTRLDLVPPPARTRTWTGRTSAQWRDPLNWRHMSPADTAGETAVFGSAIREAATVRLDDPVALKCLRLASAHPCTIEGRGAIALGGERGGRLEVVRGDHVISLPVTLAGDVVCDIRDGASLRIDAPVERNGFELEFTGRTFE